A single window of Sporosarcina sp. FSL W7-1349 DNA harbors:
- a CDS encoding GntR family transcriptional regulator produces the protein MLIRIDPASETPIYLQLANQLIELAARGKLRDGDPLPSVRSLAADLGMNMHTVNKAYHALEKKGIITIVPKSGAVLNTIQEGELSSAHRERIEEEMRPIVAEALVLGMKFEEIQHLLSEIHSNLKEE, from the coding sequence ATGTTGATTCGAATCGATCCTGCTTCCGAAACTCCAATATATTTGCAATTGGCGAATCAATTGATCGAATTGGCCGCGCGTGGAAAATTGCGGGATGGCGATCCATTGCCGTCGGTCCGTTCGCTCGCTGCCGATCTTGGCATGAATATGCATACTGTCAATAAGGCCTACCATGCCCTTGAAAAGAAAGGGATCATTACGATTGTTCCAAAATCTGGAGCCGTCCTGAATACCATCCAGGAGGGGGAGCTTTCTTCCGCACACCGGGAGAGAATCGAAGAGGAAATGAGACCGATCGTTGCGGAAGCCTTGGTGCTTGGCATGAAATTCGAAGAAATCCAACATCTTCTCTCGGAGATCCATTCTAATTTGAAGGAGGAATAA
- a CDS encoding cation-translocating P-type ATPase — MDATKAEWMKTDPQLGLRSEDAKNNLEKYGPNKLAGGKKRTFLAKLFAQIHNVLIYVLLVAAIISGILGEWADAIIIGIVVVINAIVGVVQESKAEEALEALKNMAIPKALIRRDGVQREIPSEEVVPGDIVLLDAGRYVPCDIRLIETANLKIEEAALTGESVPVEKDADFQSGNSLPIGDRKNMAFMSTLTTYGRGVGIAVATGMETEIGKVAAMLDKSVDEETPLQKSLGQLGKYLGLLALAICIIIFAIGVIQGRDYLDMFMLAVSLAVAAIPEGMPAIVSIVLAIGVQRMIKQHVIIRKLPAVEALGSVNVICSDKTGTLTQNRMTVTKIYTTGVLKEMEDVDSEHKVDRLLFQNIALCNDATVSETGETGDPTEIALLLAAEAAGLNKIRMEEMQERIGEVPFDSNRKLMTTIHRTPDGYRSQTKGAIDALLDKCSWIETLDGGPQALDDSTRRSILDAAERMSAEALRVLGSAYKDLKLYDDEELKSVEEGLTFIGLVGMIDPPREEVKQAIAMTKTAGIRTVMITGDHRDTAFAIAKELGIASDKSQVIEGKMLDSLSERDLMEQSENLQVYARVSPEHKVKIVQALKARGNIVSMTGDGVNDAPSLKAADIGVAMGITGTDVAKGASDMILTDDNFSSIVKAVEEGRTIYRNIKKSIIFLLSCNIGEIIALFMAILLGWPALLRPIHILWVNLVTDTFPALSLGVDPEEAGVMKEKPRRRDDKFFHGAVPFLLLNGLLIGVITLVAFIIGIYSSDAYAGNFLSMFSHALPESAIIQGQTMAFIALSFSQLIHSLNFRSMDQSIFKAGIWKNKFLIASILFGIVMQVAIVSITPIANVFSVHSLGLTEWAIIAGLSLLPLLINEAVKQFKK; from the coding sequence ATGGATGCTACTAAAGCAGAATGGATGAAGACGGATCCGCAACTCGGATTACGTTCGGAGGATGCGAAAAACAACTTGGAAAAATATGGTCCGAATAAACTGGCGGGTGGAAAGAAGCGGACATTTTTAGCAAAACTCTTTGCTCAAATACATAATGTACTTATCTATGTCCTGCTCGTCGCAGCCATCATTTCAGGCATTCTTGGTGAATGGGCGGACGCAATCATCATCGGTATCGTTGTTGTCATTAACGCCATCGTCGGAGTAGTCCAAGAATCCAAGGCCGAAGAAGCATTGGAAGCATTAAAAAATATGGCGATTCCGAAAGCTCTTATTCGCAGGGATGGCGTCCAACGGGAAATCCCCTCGGAAGAAGTGGTTCCAGGTGATATTGTCTTGCTCGATGCCGGCAGATACGTCCCGTGTGACATCCGGTTGATTGAAACAGCCAATTTGAAAATTGAAGAGGCGGCATTGACCGGCGAATCGGTCCCCGTGGAAAAGGATGCCGACTTTCAATCGGGAAATTCCTTGCCGATTGGTGACCGGAAGAATATGGCGTTTATGTCTACTTTGACAACGTATGGACGGGGCGTGGGCATCGCTGTTGCAACAGGGATGGAGACGGAAATAGGGAAAGTAGCCGCAATGCTTGACAAGTCGGTCGATGAAGAAACGCCATTGCAGAAAAGCCTCGGTCAATTAGGGAAATATTTAGGGCTGCTCGCCTTGGCGATTTGTATTATCATCTTCGCAATTGGGGTGATACAAGGACGGGACTATCTCGATATGTTCATGTTGGCGGTCAGCCTCGCGGTCGCTGCCATCCCGGAAGGCATGCCGGCCATCGTTTCTATCGTCTTGGCCATCGGTGTCCAACGGATGATCAAGCAACATGTCATCATCCGGAAGCTCCCCGCCGTGGAAGCGCTCGGATCGGTCAATGTCATCTGCTCGGATAAGACGGGCACCTTGACTCAAAATCGGATGACCGTGACAAAAATTTATACAACTGGCGTATTAAAAGAGATGGAAGACGTAGATTCTGAACATAAAGTGGATCGTCTTCTATTCCAAAATATCGCACTGTGCAATGATGCGACCGTTTCGGAAACGGGAGAAACAGGCGACCCGACAGAAATCGCCCTTCTCCTTGCCGCAGAAGCCGCCGGGTTGAATAAAATCCGGATGGAAGAAATGCAGGAGCGAATCGGGGAAGTCCCATTCGATTCCAATCGGAAATTGATGACAACGATCCATCGGACTCCCGATGGATACCGCTCCCAAACGAAAGGCGCGATTGACGCTCTACTGGATAAATGTTCTTGGATCGAAACCTTGGATGGCGGACCACAGGCTCTTGACGATTCAACCCGGCGCTCCATTTTGGATGCTGCGGAAAGGATGTCGGCTGAAGCGCTCCGGGTACTGGGATCTGCTTACAAGGACCTGAAACTATATGATGACGAAGAGCTGAAGTCTGTGGAGGAAGGGCTCACTTTCATCGGTCTAGTTGGCATGATTGATCCGCCTCGGGAAGAAGTGAAGCAGGCCATCGCCATGACGAAAACAGCGGGTATTCGAACGGTGATGATTACAGGGGACCACCGTGACACTGCGTTTGCCATCGCAAAAGAATTGGGGATCGCTTCCGATAAATCGCAAGTCATTGAAGGTAAAATGCTAGATTCTTTATCCGAAAGGGATTTGATGGAGCAAAGTGAGAATCTGCAAGTGTATGCACGGGTCTCGCCTGAACATAAAGTGAAAATCGTTCAAGCGCTGAAGGCAAGGGGGAATATCGTGTCCATGACGGGAGACGGGGTGAATGATGCCCCATCCTTGAAAGCGGCCGACATAGGCGTCGCAATGGGCATCACCGGAACGGATGTAGCAAAAGGGGCATCCGATATGATTCTGACCGATGATAATTTCTCATCTATCGTCAAAGCCGTGGAAGAAGGGCGGACCATTTACCGCAATATAAAAAAATCGATCATTTTCCTGCTGTCTTGTAATATAGGGGAAATCATTGCATTATTTATGGCGATCCTTCTTGGCTGGCCTGCTCTATTGCGACCGATCCATATTTTATGGGTGAATTTAGTGACGGACACATTCCCCGCGTTATCACTTGGCGTGGACCCGGAAGAAGCGGGCGTCATGAAGGAAAAACCGCGTCGCCGGGATGATAAGTTCTTTCATGGAGCCGTTCCATTTCTTTTGCTGAATGGGTTGTTGATCGGAGTCATCACCCTGGTCGCTTTTATAATCGGTATTTATTCTTCAGATGCCTATGCAGGAAATTTCTTGTCGATGTTCTCTCATGCGTTGCCGGAAAGCGCCATTATCCAAGGGCAAACGATGGCTTTTATCGCCCTTAGCTTCTCGCAACTTATCCATTCGCTTAATTTCAGATCGATGGATCAATCCATCTTCAAGGCTGGCATCTGGAAGAATAAATTCCTGATCGCTTCCATCCTGTTCGGGATTGTCATGCAAGTCGCGATTGTGTCCATTACACCAATCGCCAATGTGTTCAGTGTCCATTCCCTGGGGCTGACAGAATGGGCGATTATTGCAGGGCTGAGCCTGTTGCCGCTTCTTATAAATGAGGCCGTAAAACAGTTCAAAAAATGA
- a CDS encoding DUF6509 family protein, with protein sequence MQIDEYLVEKLVDPTGILTGDRYEFRLYLTLDEDDELYTEEGAGLRVLYKEDGDDKAVVSYHFFERSTEEVLDFELEEEELELILEFCKTHLE encoded by the coding sequence ATGCAAATAGATGAATACTTGGTAGAGAAACTGGTCGATCCCACTGGAATTCTGACGGGCGATCGGTATGAATTCCGCCTATATTTAACATTGGATGAGGACGATGAGTTATACACGGAAGAAGGAGCGGGCCTGCGTGTCCTCTACAAGGAAGATGGCGATGATAAAGCAGTTGTATCCTATCATTTCTTTGAGCGTTCCACAGAAGAAGTGCTCGATTTCGAATTAGAAGAGGAAGAATTGGAGCTGATCCTCGAATTTTGCAAGACCCATTTGGAATAA
- a CDS encoding M3 family oligoendopeptidase: protein MITFEEYVYKRPDMDAMKKSFQELLALFQSAKTIEEQSQVMEKINAVRRDFATQENLAYIRASIDTNDEFYQKERDFFDEISPEYQELETSYYRKLVSTPFRSELENRWGSQLFALADNAIRSFSPEVLPLLQQENKLVSDYSKLVASAQIEFDGKTLTLAQMGPYAESADRSVRKATMEASYSFYETHGERFDEIYDELVKLRHEIATKLGFRNFVELGYVRMNRIDYDAEMVKTFRKQVRDYIVPLANRLYERQAKRIGVDKLKFYDQALNFPNGNAVPQGDAEWIIENGKKMYAELSKETDEFFRFMVERKLMDLEAKKGKEAGGYCTFIDDYDSPFIFSNFNGTSGDIDVLTHEAGHAFQVYSSRSIGIPEYLWPTYESAEIHSMSMEFFTWPWMNLFFKEQTDKYKFVHLSDALLFLPYGVAVDEFQHIVYENPQMTSAERKAAWKEIEKVYLPNRDYDGHPYLESGAVWQRQSHIYSSPFYYIDYTLAQICALQFWKRSMENRDGAWLDYVHLCRLGGSKPFTALVAEANLLSPFEDGCVKSVIGTIEEWLDSVDDQALI, encoded by the coding sequence ATGATTACTTTCGAGGAGTATGTTTACAAACGGCCTGACATGGACGCCATGAAGAAGTCGTTCCAAGAACTGTTGGCACTGTTTCAATCCGCCAAAACGATTGAAGAACAAAGCCAAGTCATGGAGAAAATCAATGCCGTTCGACGCGACTTTGCAACCCAGGAAAATCTCGCATATATCCGGGCTTCGATTGATACAAACGATGAATTTTATCAAAAGGAGCGGGATTTCTTCGATGAGATCAGCCCTGAATACCAGGAGCTCGAAACGAGCTATTATCGGAAACTCGTCTCCACCCCATTCCGTTCCGAATTGGAAAACCGATGGGGCAGCCAGTTGTTCGCTTTGGCGGATAATGCAATCCGTTCATTTTCACCCGAAGTGCTACCTCTCTTACAACAAGAGAATAAATTAGTATCGGATTATTCCAAACTGGTCGCTTCCGCTCAAATCGAGTTTGATGGGAAGACATTGACACTGGCACAAATGGGCCCTTATGCGGAGTCAGCAGATCGGTCCGTCCGCAAAGCTACGATGGAAGCTTCCTATTCATTTTATGAAACACATGGAGAACGTTTCGATGAAATTTACGATGAATTGGTGAAGCTGCGGCATGAAATCGCAACCAAACTAGGCTTCCGCAACTTCGTTGAACTTGGCTATGTACGGATGAACCGGATCGACTATGACGCGGAAATGGTGAAGACATTCCGGAAGCAAGTGCGGGACTATATCGTTCCTCTCGCCAATCGATTATACGAACGGCAAGCGAAACGGATTGGCGTGGACAAATTGAAGTTTTATGATCAAGCGCTCAACTTCCCTAACGGTAATGCCGTGCCTCAAGGGGATGCCGAATGGATCATCGAAAATGGGAAAAAGATGTATGCCGAGTTATCCAAGGAAACCGATGAATTCTTCCGTTTCATGGTGGAAAGAAAGCTGATGGATCTGGAAGCGAAAAAAGGGAAGGAAGCTGGAGGTTACTGTACGTTCATAGACGATTACGATTCGCCGTTCATATTCTCGAACTTCAACGGCACGTCCGGTGACATTGACGTGCTCACCCATGAAGCCGGCCATGCGTTCCAAGTATATTCCAGTCGCTCGATCGGCATCCCGGAATATCTATGGCCCACTTATGAATCCGCTGAAATCCATTCGATGAGCATGGAATTTTTCACATGGCCATGGATGAATCTGTTTTTCAAGGAACAGACCGATAAATATAAGTTTGTCCATTTGAGCGATGCTTTGCTGTTCTTGCCGTATGGAGTCGCAGTCGATGAATTCCAGCATATCGTCTATGAAAACCCGCAGATGACTTCTGCAGAACGAAAAGCGGCTTGGAAGGAGATAGAAAAGGTATATTTGCCAAACCGGGATTATGATGGCCATCCGTATTTGGAATCGGGTGCCGTCTGGCAAAGACAATCCCATATTTACTCCAGCCCGTTCTATTACATCGATTATACGCTCGCTCAAATTTGTGCACTGCAATTTTGGAAACGGTCCATGGAAAATCGGGACGGGGCTTGGCTGGATTATGTCCATCTTTGCAGACTGGGAGGATCCAAGCCCTTCACAGCCCTTGTGGCAGAAGCCAATCTCCTGTCCCCGTTCGAGGATGGCTGCGTCAAGTCAGTGATCGGCACAATTGAGGAATGGCTCGATTCGGTTGACGATCAAGCACTTATTTGA
- a CDS encoding GGDEF domain-containing protein, with protein MGREFRIRLTIVLIIFSLLLSLFIALFDYKKLEDRVRIGQDTKIAMAEDKIIDSLATIDKVYNVLDYQTAEIMETHSKELLAAYEREPDFTKWDFGALRNQFEMDVYILDDKNKVIHSSLTQDLGLNFSECCPRFSNLLDERRNGDEFVHDGMDIQTKTGEIKKFSYVPTPDHRYLIELGVALEDEEIFKHFNFLETIDLLEYTYADVIKSIRVYSPSGVLMGTEGDEEYRNIDESLLPLFKEALQSRKAREDVRIDNGSRVTYRYIPYTADERRGFSTNRVVEIVYTDVELSGMLSAYRNEFIVQVAIILAAAIVLSFIIARLVARPVHLAFHDSLTGLKNRAAFEEEFKKRFGKNSEGKALMMIDLDNFKAVNDKLGHREGDRILKVAATTIEEVAGQGNIAARVGGDEFIVLLSKMDEAKAEQLAAELIGKVNEEFSSLRKKIGLSPSISVGIAFASSGDDLETLYEKADRALYRSKENGKNQYNLYHVG; from the coding sequence AATCATTTTTTCCTTGTTACTTTCATTGTTCATCGCGTTATTTGATTACAAAAAGCTCGAAGATCGGGTCAGGATTGGTCAAGATACGAAAATTGCGATGGCAGAGGATAAGATTATTGATTCGCTAGCTACGATTGATAAAGTATATAATGTCCTCGATTATCAAACTGCTGAAATAATGGAAACGCATTCTAAGGAATTACTGGCTGCATACGAAAGGGAACCTGATTTCACCAAATGGGATTTTGGAGCATTGCGAAATCAATTTGAAATGGACGTTTATATTTTGGATGACAAGAACAAGGTCATCCATTCGAGTTTGACGCAGGACTTGGGGTTGAATTTCAGTGAATGCTGCCCGCGCTTCTCCAATTTATTGGACGAGCGGCGGAATGGGGATGAATTCGTCCATGATGGCATGGATATCCAAACAAAAACAGGAGAGATCAAGAAGTTCAGTTATGTCCCGACTCCGGATCATCGCTATTTGATCGAGCTTGGTGTGGCTTTGGAAGATGAAGAGATTTTTAAACACTTCAATTTTTTGGAAACAATTGATTTGCTCGAGTATACATATGCCGATGTCATCAAGTCGATCCGCGTCTACAGTCCAAGCGGTGTCCTTATGGGGACAGAGGGGGATGAAGAGTACCGGAACATCGACGAATCCCTATTGCCATTATTCAAGGAAGCTTTACAAAGCCGTAAGGCCAGAGAGGATGTTCGGATTGACAATGGAAGCCGGGTGACCTATCGGTACATACCGTATACTGCGGATGAGCGGAGAGGCTTCTCGACAAATCGTGTCGTAGAGATCGTATATACCGATGTGGAATTGTCGGGGATGCTCAGCGCTTACCGAAATGAGTTCATCGTGCAAGTGGCTATCATCTTAGCGGCTGCTATCGTTTTATCGTTCATCATCGCCCGGCTTGTGGCAAGGCCGGTTCATCTCGCCTTCCATGATAGTTTGACAGGATTGAAGAACCGGGCGGCTTTTGAAGAGGAGTTCAAAAAAAGGTTCGGGAAAAACAGTGAAGGCAAAGCGCTCATGATGATTGACCTCGACAACTTCAAAGCTGTCAATGATAAGCTAGGCCATCGGGAAGGGGACCGTATTTTAAAAGTTGCCGCTACGACAATCGAAGAAGTGGCGGGGCAAGGGAACATCGCAGCCCGTGTTGGAGGAGATGAATTCATCGTCCTGTTATCTAAAATGGATGAAGCCAAAGCGGAACAACTCGCTGCCGAATTGATTGGGAAAGTAAATGAGGAATTTTCGAGCCTTCGTAAAAAAATAGGGCTCTCTCCTTCCATCAGTGTCGGCATCGCCTTCGCTTCGAGTGGAGACGATTTGGAAACCTTATACGAAAAAGCGGATCGTGCCTTATACCGTTCTAAAGAAAACGGGAAAAACCAATATAACCTTTATCATGTTGGATGA
- a CDS encoding polysaccharide deacetylase family protein, protein MKKINRRRRSYWIDFTFSVTIITLTVAAIYLIFHTQKQEAAASSKKEKQSAAPTIVESIDSNYPGIKIITETSNDRFAPYAIQYPQSIHTDFNEEVSTYINTAKDNYLVLMKENKKLGMDPDGELNVSFETMPHHSGSYSFVLMTNMFTGGKEGTSEIRSFHLNPETGESISITDLLGGYQNRLEKLSHLVKEAISADAALENYIMTEAVEQYTKADWARFENFAVTDDSLVFYFKEDSFAARVAGPPVISLPIRKVNHLLVDRFQFIPEEQSPPIGQETEKPLDGLISPEVEGPNSDVAENEGVDEQDGQTVKKIALTFDDGPDPKVTVQILEILQKYDAKATFFMLGSRVEYYPEIARQVAAAGHELGNHSWNHPDLTKTGAEKAKQEILRTSSMIEEVTGNKATVFRPPYGAVNSQVRNIAELPVVLWDVDTLDWKHRNPDLLLEKVKGSTKDGSIVLMHDIHQSTADGLEAVLSYLQSEGYVFVTVSELE, encoded by the coding sequence ATGAAGAAAATAAATAGGAGAAGACGTTCCTATTGGATTGATTTTACATTTTCGGTGACGATCATCACCCTGACGGTGGCAGCAATCTATCTCATCTTTCACACTCAAAAGCAAGAAGCAGCCGCGTCATCGAAAAAGGAGAAGCAGAGTGCGGCACCGACCATTGTGGAATCGATCGACTCCAATTATCCAGGCATCAAAATCATCACAGAAACATCGAACGATCGCTTTGCACCTTACGCTATCCAATATCCACAAAGCATACATACGGATTTCAATGAAGAAGTGTCGACATATATCAACACCGCAAAAGACAATTATCTCGTGTTAATGAAAGAAAATAAAAAATTAGGGATGGATCCAGACGGGGAGCTAAATGTTTCGTTTGAAACGATGCCTCACCATTCGGGTAGCTACTCCTTTGTCCTGATGACGAATATGTTCACCGGAGGAAAAGAAGGGACGTCAGAAATCCGTTCATTCCATCTCAATCCGGAAACGGGCGAAAGCATTTCCATCACGGACCTGTTAGGCGGCTATCAAAACCGTTTGGAGAAACTGTCACATCTTGTCAAGGAAGCGATCTCTGCGGATGCTGCGTTGGAAAATTATATTATGACGGAAGCAGTTGAGCAGTATACGAAAGCGGACTGGGCCCGCTTTGAGAACTTTGCTGTCACGGATGATTCCCTCGTATTTTATTTCAAGGAAGATAGTTTTGCCGCCCGAGTTGCTGGACCACCTGTCATCTCGTTGCCCATCCGGAAAGTGAACCATCTTCTGGTGGACCGGTTCCAGTTCATACCGGAGGAGCAATCTCCTCCAATCGGACAGGAAACGGAAAAACCGCTGGATGGACTAATTTCTCCAGAAGTGGAGGGTCCTAATTCAGATGTAGCGGAAAATGAGGGCGTGGACGAACAAGACGGCCAAACTGTCAAAAAAATTGCATTGACCTTCGATGATGGACCAGATCCGAAAGTGACGGTTCAAATTCTTGAAATCCTGCAAAAATACGACGCCAAAGCGACCTTTTTCATGTTAGGAAGCCGGGTTGAATACTATCCGGAAATTGCGAGACAAGTAGCGGCAGCCGGACATGAACTGGGCAACCATTCATGGAATCATCCTGACTTGACCAAAACGGGGGCTGAAAAAGCGAAACAGGAAATACTCCGGACGTCCAGCATGATTGAGGAAGTGACAGGGAATAAAGCGACCGTATTCCGACCTCCGTATGGAGCAGTCAACAGCCAAGTCCGGAATATCGCCGAATTGCCGGTCGTTCTATGGGATGTCGATACATTGGATTGGAAACATCGCAACCCCGACCTGCTGCTCGAAAAAGTGAAAGGCTCGACCAAAGATGGAAGCATTGTTCTCATGCACGATATCCACCAATCGACGGCGGATGGCTTGGAAGCGGTCCTGTCCTATTTACAAAGTGAAGGATATGTCTTTGTCACAGTTTCAGAGTTGGAATGA
- a CDS encoding NAD(P)/FAD-dependent oxidoreductase translates to MSEEIVDITIIGGGPTGLFASFYAGMRQMSVKILDSLPQLGGQLVELYPDKYIYDVGGFPKVLAKDFVANLVEQAQYSKPEILLEETAISATREEDHFILKTDKGEHRTKTILLTAGIGAFQPRKMGLTEEENFAGKSLHYSIKDLAFFKDRQVLVCGGGDSAVDWALMLEGVASKVTLVHRRERFTAHETSVNQLMESNVTVMTSRTVKQINGADGQVENVLLVEKDGTEQLLPVDQVIVNYGNVSSLGPLKEWGLEMDRTSVLVNSRMETNIEGIYAAGDITNYDGKVKLIAVGLGEAPIAINHAKAYIDPKARLQPLHSTSVFKD, encoded by the coding sequence ATGAGCGAAGAAATCGTTGATATTACCATCATCGGAGGGGGCCCCACCGGGTTGTTCGCTTCCTTTTACGCGGGGATGCGGCAAATGTCGGTAAAGATCTTGGATAGTCTGCCGCAATTGGGCGGGCAGCTGGTCGAATTATACCCCGATAAATATATATATGACGTTGGTGGATTCCCCAAAGTCCTCGCCAAAGATTTCGTTGCAAATCTGGTGGAACAAGCCCAATACTCCAAGCCAGAAATTTTGTTGGAGGAAACTGCAATTTCGGCAACTCGAGAAGAGGATCACTTTATCCTGAAAACGGATAAAGGGGAGCACCGGACTAAGACCATTTTATTGACCGCCGGTATCGGAGCATTCCAGCCGCGGAAGATGGGGTTGACTGAAGAGGAGAACTTTGCCGGAAAGAGCCTCCATTACAGCATCAAGGATTTGGCGTTCTTCAAAGACCGGCAAGTCCTCGTTTGCGGAGGAGGCGATTCTGCGGTGGACTGGGCGCTGATGTTAGAGGGCGTTGCTTCAAAAGTGACACTCGTCCATCGCCGGGAACGCTTTACTGCTCATGAAACAAGTGTTAATCAATTGATGGAATCGAACGTGACGGTCATGACTTCCCGAACGGTGAAGCAAATCAATGGGGCGGATGGACAAGTTGAAAATGTGCTTTTAGTCGAAAAAGACGGTACAGAACAACTTCTGCCTGTCGATCAAGTCATCGTCAACTATGGGAATGTCTCCTCACTCGGGCCGTTGAAGGAATGGGGCTTGGAGATGGACCGGACATCCGTCTTGGTGAACTCCCGTATGGAGACGAATATCGAAGGGATCTATGCAGCAGGGGATATAACGAACTACGATGGCAAGGTGAAGCTGATTGCCGTAGGACTTGGCGAAGCGCCAATCGCCATCAACCACGCCAAAGCCTATATTGATCCGAAAGCGAGACTTCAACCACTTCATAGTACAAGCGTCTTCAAAGACTAA
- the trhO gene encoding oxygen-dependent tRNA uridine(34) hydroxylase TrhO: MEKGTYRVLLYYKYVPIEDPVTFAAEHLAACKEIGLKGRILVGAEGINGTCSGTIAQTDAYMELLRSDSRFQDIVFKIDEADGHAFKKMHVRPRTEIVNLSLEEDINPNELTGKRLSPEEWFKQMQEEDTVIIDARNDYEFDLGHFRGAVRPDIENFRDLPQWIRENKEQFEGKKILTYCTGGIRCEKFSGWLVREGFEDVGQLHGGIVTYGKDPVAKGQLWDGQCYVFDERIAVPVNQVEHVVVGRDHFDGTPCERYVNCANPECNAKILCSEENEHLYMRSCSDECRKHPRNRYFVEQNMTVEEYDQRLQEIEKHRNDVHAN, from the coding sequence ATGGAAAAAGGCACATACCGGGTTCTTCTGTATTATAAGTACGTACCGATCGAAGACCCTGTCACGTTTGCTGCGGAGCATTTGGCAGCATGTAAGGAAATCGGCTTGAAAGGGCGCATTCTAGTTGGAGCGGAAGGAATTAATGGTACTTGTTCAGGTACTATCGCCCAGACGGATGCTTATATGGAATTGTTGAGAAGCGATAGTCGCTTCCAAGACATCGTCTTTAAAATTGACGAAGCGGATGGACACGCGTTTAAGAAAATGCACGTCCGGCCGCGCACAGAAATCGTCAATTTAAGTCTAGAAGAGGATATCAATCCGAATGAATTGACCGGAAAACGGTTAAGCCCTGAAGAGTGGTTCAAACAGATGCAGGAAGAAGATACGGTCATCATTGATGCGCGGAACGATTATGAGTTTGACTTAGGTCACTTCCGCGGGGCAGTCCGTCCGGATATCGAAAACTTTCGCGATCTTCCGCAATGGATCCGTGAAAACAAAGAGCAATTCGAAGGGAAGAAAATCTTGACGTATTGCACGGGCGGTATCCGCTGCGAGAAATTCTCCGGCTGGCTCGTCCGGGAAGGATTCGAGGATGTTGGCCAATTGCATGGCGGCATCGTAACGTACGGAAAAGATCCAGTCGCCAAAGGACAGCTTTGGGATGGACAATGTTATGTATTTGACGAGCGGATTGCAGTTCCGGTCAACCAGGTGGAGCATGTTGTCGTAGGACGCGACCATTTCGACGGCACGCCATGCGAACGCTATGTAAACTGTGCGAACCCTGAATGTAATGCCAAAATCCTCTGTTCCGAGGAGAACGAGCACCTCTATATGCGCAGCTGCTCGGATGAATGTCGGAAGCATCCAAGAAACCGTTACTTTGTTGAACAGAATATGACGGTTGAGGAATACGATCAACGGTTGCAGGAAATTGAAAAACATCGCAATGATGTGCACGCAAACTAA